The following nucleotide sequence is from Glycine max cultivar Williams 82 chromosome 9, Glycine_max_v4.0, whole genome shotgun sequence.
CAAATGTGTGAATTAAAATGAATGTATGTAGTGTAATGTGTTGCCCTCATTAGCCACTGTTATGACTATTAGTCTAATAAtaacgataatattttttttaatttaaaaatatatattatgtattatatattagtgatttaatattaaaaacatgtaTACATTAAATATTCAACCCAAAGTATTTGGATCAATTTAAGTTCACGAGTGATGCGTACTCATGAATATCCCTACATATAACTTTACTTTAACATTGGAAAAGGCATAAACATAAACATAGACATCAACTCTTGCATGCTTAACACTATTTCTTTCTCTATCTTTTCTATCCTATGACAAGTATAGAACTTAAACTTCCAAGTGTCCTCTTGTTCTTATGTCATGACCTCGTATTTATTTCACCCTCTGATTCGAGGAGCCTTTATCACATTTTTGGGGATGAGAAATGATGGAAGCCCGCTCGTCATCCAAAGAAGGTATCTCAAATCTTATTGCATGCATCTTTCTTCTTAAGACATTTGGACAACATTCAGTATCGAAGGAGTTGTTGTCCTTCTTCATTCAAAAGAAACTCAATTAACATTCAATCATGAGAATTTAGTGCCTTTACGGAGCAAGATACAATTCAAAAGAAACCTATACCCAAATTAAGGATGAAAAGGAGAAAACATAATGTTCCAGGGCTTTCAATAACTAGAATATTCTCACCCTTAGCCTGAAGCTTAGAATGCTCAAGCACTTTACTTCCTGTGTCATGCTTAGCTTGAGAAATTCTACACTTAGCCTGAAGCTCATGCTAAGCTTAATAAAATAGCATGCTTAGCCTTAAGCCCCTAGAGCTAAATCTTCAATTTGTGCTTTCTCGGGTTAAGTCTCACAAATCACAGGCTTAGCATAGAACTTAATTTTTGGGCAAAATGTAGGGAGTTTCAATTTTGGCAACTTAACCAATTCTAAACATCATAAAAGACCCATGAATGATCCATCAAGCATTAATACACCAAACTAACATCTAATAACTCATAAATCATGCAACCCAGATAAAACCCCCAAATTTATCAAGTTAGGGTTCAAACCCAACTTTCCCAAATCAAAGAATATAATCCATgttcaagagaaagaaaaaaaaggaaaggaaatgaATATGAAATACTCACTGGGTAATGTCAAGAGCGTGGGTCTCCCTTGATCTTTCTCCCTTCTACtcctttctccttcttccttttttccttctcttttccaAGTGAGTTATAAGGGGGCGAAGGAGGGGAAGGGTTTTAATACTCCAAGAGGTTCATGTGCCTTTTATTGGGCCTAAAAGGTTTTCTCTCTTAACATATGATCCATCTCATTGTTTAACTCGTATTGGGCCTAAGAGGGTCATGTGTCCCCAAGACTAAAAACACATATAGTGcacattaaaaaagaaaacatcacATTaggtaataataatatataatacaatattGTGATATTATTACTAGCATCCTATTTTGGGGTATTACAAATGGTCTAAAAGAGTATCATTAATGTTGGGATTGGGATGTGTGACGACAATGCCCAATAGCTATGTTACTAAAGTCAACtcaatatttatttcaaaatttattggaaatcaaTTATCATTCGAGGAATCTATTGAATAGATAGGTATATTTTgagagttttataattttttatttaataataaaattattttttatctcattttgtGTGATACTTAAAGTCTCAGCAAAAGAATATTGTGTTTATGCACCATCAGTTAACGCTTTacccaaaaagaaataaataaataaataaatgcaatAAGACATGTATGAAAATGATTGTTTGTTCAACAATAACAAGTTTTcaaaactattaattttatatatatatatatatatatatatatatatatgtgtgtgtatgtgtgtgtgtagaaATCAAATCAAGTTTATAACAAGACTAAGGTTACAAACACAAGTTAGTATAGTTCATTACACTCAATTTTATtagtgttaatttatttttataaaagaagaaaaatcttttaactCTCTTTAGATAAACAAGAGCAAGATCAATAACTTTATTAAGGCCCATCTCAAAGGATGTACCCGAGGACCTATTCATCAAGTTGTTgtgtcaattttgttttttctcgtTCACTCATGATCACTTTTTCAATTGTCTCTTTCATTgtcattattatcattatcgATAAACTAAGGACTATCAAAGAGGTCAACCCAAGGAGTGAAAATATGAgagataaaagtgaaaaaagaaatgtGGAAGAAGAGAATAGTAAGTAATTATTATTGAAGATAACTTCTATTTTCATGAGAATAGAAAAGAAGATAAATGAGTAACTTGCCCATTCTAGGGTAGGGTGAAAGTGGTTCATtgtgtaccaaaaaaaaactgGCCTTCAGATTAATCTTTTACTCACTATAATACTATGCACCTTCCACATCATATTTCTCCCTCCCCAGATTTAAGCCACCACCAGCGATCGCTGCCACCACTGTGCGTCGTGGCCAGAGACGAATTTCAAAGACAGCATTACGGCTTCCCTCCTCCTTTCTCCTCCTTTTTTCCAGATTCACCATGTCATCTCCTCCTCGGCGGCGACGTCACTTTCTGAGCTCGCTCTCCCTTTCGTCGTCGTCTCGTTGCGTCGCAGCATCATCGTGTCTCTTAGATTTACCGTGTCATCATCGACGTCGGTGACGACGAATTCTCGCCGCAACATCATCAATGAGGATCTCAAATCTCTTTTCTCAAAACAAATAGACATGAGATCATACAGGAGAAactaaatttgttttgccccttTGTTTTTTTGCCTCTAAAACCATATTTCAGTACTCTATTTTAGTTGATTTTTCAGAAATTGGTGTTCCTTTTCATCTTTTGATTGACTTTGTTTTAATGAATTCTGGCTTTATTGACACTGATGAGTTGTGAGGGGCTGCCGGAAGGAGAAGAGGGCAAAGGTGGGGGAGGAAACAAGGCCACTGATGGTTGGGAGAACAGATTTGGGGAGGGAggggaagaagagaaagaaagaaagaaaaaaaatagcatcGCCGTCGGAAATCACCTTCGGCGACGGCTGATAGAGAAGATCCAGGAAGGGAGCATAAATATGGTGGAGAAGGTGAATGATAAGAGAGGTGAGACTAGATTAAtctaatgataaataataatgatCCATTTTACACCACATATAAGGTAGTCCACGGAAGCAATGCCCTAactttttataatgttttttttcaaaacttggaCCAGAATTGAGAATGTGATATTTTCGGTTCACTTTCCCAAAATTTTTCTTGATACTTGAATCAAAGACAACCTAAGTGCTTTTGTCATGAAATTCATGCTTACATAAATGGTTGGTTACACATTGGCAACAAAATTAACATTCTGAAATCAAATAGGAAAAAGGATAAGTGGATAATAGTCCTCACATTAGCATAACAAAATTCTTCAACACCCCCACCTTTGTAAGTATTTCGTCGAGGAGAAAAACTTTAGAACCGATTTGGATGAATGCCATCATCACTTTAAATCATGTGGTAAATATACACACAAATTGTGTCAGATATCTCTGAATAAACAAAATTCTTTACTAATTTACATCCCTGTAGTAGttaatccaataaaaaaaaaaataagacttattaaatttgatcaaaccaaaaacaaattacAATCAATAGTCATTCATGGTGAAGGAAGGGCCTTGAGTGGTGACGGTTAAATACTTTTCTCTTCACTTTCCCACCTTGATTTGAAGGTTGCTCATCCCAACATCCACCTTTTCCACACTAGATTCATTTCTCATTTCATTTGGTGTAGACTCTATGCCCTGGAGCCATGGGTGTTGCAGGCACTGCTGTGCTGTTGGCCGCTTCTCGGGTGCAAAATCAAGAAGTGGTGAAAGAAACTCTGAAAACTCATGAGCATCACGCTCTGAAAATTTATATCTAACAACCAACAGTTTGCTTAGCGGCCAAAACTTTAGTCTGCGAATCCTCCTGAGATCTCCATGTCTGTCAAAGAAATCCTTGGATTTTGCTCCAGAAGTAGCAACCTGCAACATGCAAGATTAGATTTTGCATAATAGCTATTTGAATAATATGCAGAGAGAGAATTTTCTACCTTCCGGGGCATCTTTCCAAGGAGTTCCATCATCAGGGCAAGGTGATCCTGAAACCAACGTAGCACAAAGTTTTATTACTCTAACATGCAATCTGAGTTATAGACTTCTGTAGTTGTGTCCGTCAAGTCAAAGCAATCACAACTAACGTATCCTTAATGGTAACTATGATTCAATAGCTTGTCTACTTGCACGTTACAGCTATTTCAACACAGATATAAATCAGTGGACATGCAAGGAACTCATAATTTCTTCCAATACCAATAGAAAGGATCATAAATACatagaaaaatttaaactatagaTTGATTAATATATGATCTAGTCATCCGTGGATCACACATTATATTTATCTTGCTTTCAGTCATCAGGAACCAGAAGCAGAAGGAATTCAAAATAGTCATGGGCTTTGAGATACCTATTATATGGATTAATCAAAACTATATTctgaaatcaaatgaaaaattctTACTATTGCAAAGTGTCAACTTGACTTCAAATGGACTCATTATCATAAACACTGTCATCCATTCATAGAAGATGCGgaacataatttaaataataatagtgTACAAACAAAATCAACATACCTCATCCTCACTAAAACCTTGTCCATCCTTGGGAGTAAATAGCATATCACCAGTGGCAAGCTCAAAAGCAATGCAAGCGAAAGACCACATGTCAACAGAGAATGAATAACCGGCGTGCAGTATTACTTCAGGAGCTCTGTACTGTCTTGTCTGAATTTCTTCTGCAAACTGCTTATCGGCCCAACAAGCATTTCCAAAATCTACCACCTTGCATCTCACATCAATCCCATCAAGATTTCTCTCAGACTTTGGAGCTTCAATTCCTCCTATTGGAGAACTTCTTCCAGATATTTTTGCAACTGCCCTCCTAGCTCttcttttcaactttttctCAATAAGACTAGTAACTCCACCACCATTTATGCTACCCTCGGGCCTCTCTAATATTGGGGTGAGTCCAGATCTAACGGGGTCTTTGCCAGGATCAATGGTAGAAACCAGAAGAACATTTTCTGGTTTTAGGTCTGAGTGGATAATACCATGTTCTCTATGCAAATAATCCAAACCAATCAAAATGCACTTGCAAATCTCCCTAACTTTATTCAATGGAAGGCCTTTGTACCGATTATATTTGATTAGACGAAGCAAACTATCCCCAAGAAACTCAAGCACCATGCAAAGGTGCTGGCCATTAGGACCTGTGTGCTTAAAGTGATCAATCAAATGGACAACACATTTTGAATCCATGTCGGCACCATCAGAAAGGGATGTAAGAACATCAATTTCATGAAGGGCAGCCTGAACAAACTGGGCCGCACTTTTCTGGATCTTGAGAGCGACATATGCctgaaaatcaaaatttaaaattagaatatattgataaaaaagaaaagactgctggaccaaaataataaaaaagttatcaCTGCCTGAGCAAAATCAATTGGAACTTGGGACACAAGCAGACCTATTTATggaaaatttctttaattaaacaTGGATACATGAACTATTAGATGAAGAAAGGATAATACTTGGACCTAATTTATAGCAACTACCAGAGGGATTGTGCCACTGTGGAAACACCCCTGCTGGATATACAGACAGTGTATATGATATACAGTATACACGTTAAGTTTCCTCTGATTATTTTaccatctttttcttctttctttggactcctttccttttctaaatttaagCATTTATCCAGACCCCACAATAATAAAGAAGTGATTTAATGGTAGCAGAAGTTCTGGATCCATGAAGTTAGGAGTGTATGTATAAAAAGGACACCCAAGTTAGTATTAGATTTAACTCCTCTAAAGTATCGGTTGCACTTTAGAGAATAAAGTATGAAGTATAATAATTGATTGTAGAATCATAAGTTGAGATTGTGATACAATATAAGTATGAGTATAACAAcctaagggtgtgtttggtttgtatttcattttctgtttttattttctgttttcatcttctgaaaactattttcattttcaaaaaattaaaattctgaaaatatgtttagtttaacgtcttgttttctactttcaagaaataaaaacactgaaaatgcgttttcaaaagaaaatgtatttttagatttgcttaaaattatattcattgtCACCGGGTTTTCATTTTACCAAAAATGAGGTTCCTGGTTTCAactgaaaacgagattttattgttttcagtttttagttcgtttgagaaaatattttcactgaaaatgttttcaaaaattcaaccaaacgtatttttattaccattttctatttccaatgaaaatgaaaatagaaaataaccaaaccaaacactccCTAAGAATTTGTTAAAAACTACTCCGTTAATTTACCCATCAACTCTCACTTTAGAGAAGTCAAATCTGTCGTAACATTCAACTTTGCTGGATTAGAACTGAAATTCAGAATGACAGTGTTTCCATAAGCAGCTAACTGTCAACCGTTCAACAAAATTAATGCACACACACAAAAAGACACCAGGTGTTACTATTAAAAAGAAGCGTAAAGCGCATTTACCAAATCAGCAAGAACCTTATAAAAACAAAGAGGCGCAGAGACACATTTACTGATTCTTTGCAAGCAGACAAATCTTTGTGTTCCAGGTGATCACATTTTATGATGACCATGTTTGTCATTCCAACATGCAAGTTCTGTTTAAGAATTTCTGACACATGGGAGTCATAAGGTTGGATTGGTGGTTGAAGGAACAAGGGGGGAGACAGATGGGTTCAAATCCCTTCCAATAGCATTTTAACAAAACCAATAACTaacatttgctgataaaaataaaaaataaaagtatttcttATACATGTTGAAAAATACAAATACCAACAGAAGAAGTGGCAGCGACATGGGAAGACAACAAGGTTGTTCAACATACATATACATCCCAATTCGATCCATTCAATGAAATGTTACCCTTAAGTCAGAAACGGACAACACAAATATACACACATTAGACCGAATAAACCAATGTTTCTATTGTATAAAGAAAGGAAAACCTattgggagagagagagagaggaaaaaaaacataaacaaaaacatccaattacatatttcaacttacaatcacaaacacacacacacaaacatattATGAAACAtaatgaaacaacaaaaggaAAATCTTATAACAACCACTACATAATTCAAAGCAGACAAACATGATTAATGAAACACACGAAACCAGCACAGAATCTAACAACGCCCCACCACTCTTACAGATTCAAAACTGATTgccataacaacaacaacaaggccTTATCCACCAAGCAAGGTCGACTACATGGATCACACGAAGCCATTCaactcaaataaaaacaaactgaTTGCCATAacgattaaaagaaaaagaaaaaaaaaaagacccaaCAACTATTCACATCAAAACACAAATCAATCCCAAAAACTGAAAGGCTAGgggcaattcaaatttcaaaacaaccCCTTTGGAAGGAAATAAACAAAGAAAgattaaaagaatgaaaaagagaagagtGAGGATCAAACATACAGATGTAGTAGTATCATAGGCAAGCCAAACTGTTGAAAACTGGCCCCAACCGAGCTTCCTCTGCGCTATGTACCTGCCGCCGGCGAACTGGTCGGCGACTCTTACGGCGTGGTACCCTCCTTTCCGGTAAGAGTCGAACCCCTCATCGTCCTCTTCAGAACCAGATGAAGAAGAACACGACATCACCTTTGATCTATTCAAAAACTTCACCTTTTACTTCAAAATCACACACCCAAtgattcttcttccttcttctttctctctatgCTTTGCCACACCCCAAGTTctgttcttttatttaataaaaaaaaagtttttaaataaatcccCTTTTGTTTAAATTGTGACCGAAATTTGAAGCTTTTGTTTCGGAGATGGGAGAGGGGTGTGTGTGGCCTCCTCAAATCACGAGACTCTCTCTTTCAACAATCCTCCACTTTTTTCTCTATGCTTTTGCTTCTCTTGCAATGGTTCTCTGAAGGTGGTGTGTTGTGTGGGTCTTGTATTTTCATACGGTctgttttttactttcttaatatttttttcccaaaataaCTGTTCATTGTTTGTTTACTATTGTACCCTTTGGCTTCTCAGTTTTGTATGAATTAAAGAAGGGCATTTTGGGGATTTGAAT
It contains:
- the LOC100814976 gene encoding probable serine/threonine-protein kinase sky1; translated protein: MSCSSSSGSEEDDEGFDSYRKGGYHAVRVADQFAGGRYIAQRKLGWGQFSTVWLAYDTTTSAYVALKIQKSAAQFVQAALHEIDVLTSLSDGADMDSKCVVHLIDHFKHTGPNGQHLCMVLEFLGDSLLRLIKYNRYKGLPLNKVREICKCILIGLDYLHREHGIIHSDLKPENVLLVSTIDPGKDPVRSGLTPILERPEGSINGGGVTSLIEKKLKRRARRAVAKISGRSSPIGGIEAPKSERNLDGIDVRCKVVDFGNACWADKQFAEEIQTRQYRAPEVILHAGYSFSVDMWSFACIAFELATGDMLFTPKDGQGFSEDEDHLALMMELLGKMPRKVATSGAKSKDFFDRHGDLRRIRRLKFWPLSKLLVVRYKFSERDAHEFSEFLSPLLDFAPEKRPTAQQCLQHPWLQGIESTPNEMRNESSVEKVDVGMSNLQIKVGK